One part of the Bacteroidia bacterium genome encodes these proteins:
- a CDS encoding metalloregulator ArsR/SmtB family transcription factor, producing the protein MEAKEKSWTVVQRELMARSLRALAHPVRLSIIELLIENGNMSVTDIYTQLGLDQSTISHHLSLMKSRKILACQRTGKNIYYHLNGDKYLKLIHSFNQINLKEDRFNYN; encoded by the coding sequence ATGGAAGCGAAAGAAAAATCATGGACGGTTGTTCAAAGAGAGCTGATGGCCAGGTCCTTGAGGGCCCTTGCTCACCCTGTTCGCCTTTCTATTATCGAATTGCTTATTGAAAATGGCAATATGTCGGTTACTGACATTTATACGCAATTAGGCCTCGATCAATCTACCATTTCTCACCATCTGAGTCTGATGAAAAGCCGTAAGATACTGGCTTGCCAAAGGACAGGTAAGAACATCTATTATCACCTCAATGGTGATAAGTATTTGAAACTCATCCACAGTTTCAATCAAATCAATCTGAAAGAGGATAGATTTAATTACAACTAA
- a CDS encoding LON peptidase substrate-binding domain-containing protein — translation MSISLPSFPLNLVVYPGEKLRLYIFELRYRQLIRECLDHETTFVIPTVLDKSIAELATEVKIVSLDKDFPSGEMNITTEGIGRVRIHEFQTVAAGKLYPASFIDRLDTTEEAVPELQAEVFELVAELHHLLGVSDKLPESSEKLKAFELGHHIGMNLRQEYNLLTLEGERERLIAIKNHIKKILPIVIETERLKSRAKLNGHFKNLIPPHF, via the coding sequence ATGTCAATATCCCTTCCATCATTCCCTCTCAACTTAGTTGTATATCCCGGTGAAAAACTGAGGCTATACATTTTTGAACTTCGCTACAGGCAGTTGATAAGAGAATGTTTGGATCATGAAACAACTTTTGTCATTCCGACTGTACTGGACAAAAGTATAGCAGAGCTGGCAACAGAGGTTAAAATAGTTTCTTTGGATAAGGATTTTCCTTCAGGTGAAATGAATATTACAACTGAAGGGATCGGGAGGGTACGTATTCATGAATTCCAGACAGTGGCTGCTGGCAAACTTTATCCTGCCAGTTTTATTGACAGACTGGATACGACTGAAGAAGCAGTTCCCGAACTCCAGGCAGAAGTATTCGAATTGGTTGCTGAGCTACATCACTTGCTGGGAGTTTCAGACAAGCTACCAGAAAGCTCAGAGAAGCTAAAAGCCTTTGAATTGGGACACCATATAGGAATGAATCTCAGGCAAGAGTATAATTTGCTCACCCTTGAAGGAGAAAGAGAGCGACTAATCGCCATCAAAAATCACATCAAGAAGATACTTCCGATTGTAATCGAAACAGAAAGGTTGAAGAGTCGCGCCAAGTTAAACGGACACTTCAAAAACCTGATTCCTCCTCACTTTTGA
- the nadD gene encoding nicotinate (nicotinamide) nucleotide adenylyltransferase — protein MKVGLFFGSFNPIHQGHLILAETALSKTELEEVWFIISPQNPFKQKKNLLSEYERLKMVELAIEDHDRIRASNIEFFLPKPSYTIDTLTHLADKYRQHEFSLIMGQDNLQYLHKWKNYEAILKYYRIYVYPRVEAQAGPLDEHEHVELFEAPLLNISATYIRQTLKDRLSIRYLVPEPVRDYIDRKNLYT, from the coding sequence ATGAAAGTAGGACTCTTCTTTGGTTCTTTCAATCCTATCCACCAGGGACATCTAATCCTGGCAGAGACTGCTTTGAGCAAGACGGAACTTGAAGAGGTTTGGTTCATCATTTCCCCCCAAAATCCTTTCAAACAAAAGAAGAATCTTCTCTCTGAATATGAGCGCCTGAAAATGGTCGAATTGGCCATTGAGGATCATGATCGTATTCGAGCTTCCAATATCGAATTCTTTCTCCCAAAACCTTCTTATACCATAGATACCCTCACTCATCTGGCCGATAAATACCGGCAGCATGAATTTTCGCTCATCATGGGCCAGGACAATCTGCAATACCTGCATAAGTGGAAAAATTATGAGGCAATCCTGAAATATTACAGGATTTATGTCTATCCCCGAGTAGAAGCTCAGGCAGGACCCCTGGATGAACATGAGCATGTAGAGCTTTTTGAGGCCCCTTTACTCAATATTTCAGCTACCTATATCCGACAAACCCTAAAAGATAGACTTTCCATTCGCTATCTGGTTCCTGAGCCTGTGAGAGACTATATAGACCGGAAAAATCTGTATACATAG
- the gmk gene encoding guanylate kinase, which yields MEHQNRPVFVISAPSGSGKTTMVKQLMERFDCFGFSVSATTRDPRGQEKDGKDYHFLTQEEFEKLIKEDAFLEWEEVYPGRFYGTLKSEVDRICQMGRFPIFDVDVIGGLNIKRQFGDRACAIFIQAPSLDVLGQRLRGRGTDNEEAIIERISKAVEEIEYADQFDYVIINDVLEKSSAKLISIVDQKISAYQS from the coding sequence ATGGAACATCAAAATCGTCCCGTATTTGTCATATCTGCCCCCAGTGGTTCTGGAAAAACCACCATGGTAAAGCAATTGATGGAGCGCTTTGATTGCTTTGGTTTTTCTGTATCTGCAACCACTCGAGATCCTCGTGGGCAGGAAAAGGACGGCAAAGACTACCATTTTTTGACACAGGAAGAATTTGAGAAACTCATCAAGGAAGATGCTTTTCTTGAATGGGAGGAAGTATATCCCGGCCGGTTTTATGGAACCTTGAAGTCGGAAGTAGATAGAATATGTCAAATGGGTCGTTTCCCGATTTTTGATGTGGATGTGATCGGAGGATTAAATATCAAACGTCAATTTGGAGATCGCGCCTGTGCCATCTTTATTCAAGCTCCCAGCCTGGACGTCCTTGGACAGCGCTTGAGAGGACGTGGAACAGACAATGAAGAAGCCATCATAGAAAGGATTTCCAAAGCAGTAGAGGAAATTGAATATGCAGATCAATTTGATTATGTGATCATCAATGATGTCTTGGAAAAATCCTCTGCCAAACTTATCTCCATCGTTGATCAGAAGATCAGCGCCTATCAATCCTAA
- a CDS encoding VWA domain-containing protein, which translates to MYRHLYRLLLILPFLPLSIRAQGDEYSISYLNDQAEALFSIQEQLEANNLLALGMPVESPDNKFAQKSYSLLKSFEKWKTNPSSHLNEELDTKLRASHSLVIKLKEIQAQEKIAFEELQIASLYFHDLSILSQELYHSLNTGSYSNSLAPSNLKIHAEAIQYARKLVLAYRYEQEKEISLYKRKLRSFKFQPAKASASFSQDFRQLLLSRIDKEEAYNQKVLKVFNLWVEVYNEWRKKQAWSLSPQIKLGPEFRPIKASQISLAPKKEPQDLIFLLDVSGSMNKTEKLPLIKRSLLEVLPYLNSEDRISVLTFADESQQILSNYSPKQETGIAEALEKIKLGGKTRPYSSLHTAYQIARNNIRRDRPTRIILLTDGGFKIDPEKLPKLIEAQSYEGVSLSIMYTGSNEAEVRNRLRKLTGIGKGHYLALGRKNPAQHLLQLIQQLHPLPLR; encoded by the coding sequence ATGTACAGGCATCTATACCGTCTTTTACTGATCCTTCCATTTTTGCCCCTTAGTATCAGGGCTCAGGGAGATGAATATAGCATCAGCTATCTAAACGATCAGGCAGAGGCTCTCTTTAGCATACAGGAACAGTTAGAGGCAAACAATCTTTTGGCTTTGGGAATGCCTGTAGAAAGCCCAGACAATAAGTTTGCGCAGAAAAGCTATTCTCTCCTGAAAAGCTTTGAAAAGTGGAAAACCAATCCTTCTTCTCATCTAAATGAAGAACTCGATACAAAGTTGAGGGCATCTCATTCACTTGTAATAAAACTAAAAGAGATTCAGGCTCAGGAAAAGATCGCTTTTGAGGAATTGCAAATAGCTTCTCTATATTTTCATGATTTGAGCATCCTTAGTCAGGAACTTTATCATAGCCTCAATACAGGCAGCTATAGTAATAGCCTGGCTCCTTCGAATCTAAAGATTCATGCTGAGGCCATCCAATATGCACGTAAACTGGTACTCGCTTACCGATATGAGCAGGAGAAAGAAATCAGTTTGTATAAGAGGAAGCTGAGAAGCTTCAAATTTCAACCAGCAAAAGCCTCTGCGTCTTTTAGCCAGGATTTTCGCCAGCTATTATTAAGCAGAATAGACAAAGAGGAAGCCTATAATCAAAAGGTGTTGAAGGTATTCAATCTATGGGTAGAAGTTTATAATGAGTGGAGGAAAAAGCAAGCGTGGAGTTTGAGTCCGCAGATCAAGTTGGGACCTGAGTTTCGTCCGATAAAAGCTTCTCAAATTAGTTTGGCTCCGAAAAAAGAACCACAGGACCTCATTTTCCTCCTGGATGTATCAGGTTCGATGAATAAGACGGAAAAATTACCATTGATTAAACGATCTTTATTAGAAGTGCTTCCTTATCTTAATTCGGAAGACAGGATCAGCGTACTCACCTTTGCAGATGAGTCTCAGCAGATTCTTTCCAATTATTCTCCCAAACAGGAGACAGGGATTGCTGAGGCATTGGAAAAAATAAAGCTGGGCGGAAAAACCCGTCCATACAGTTCTTTACATACGGCTTATCAAATCGCCAGAAATAATATCAGGAGAGATCGGCCCACACGTATTATTCTCCTTACTGATGGAGGATTCAAGATAGATCCGGAAAAGCTTCCAAAACTGATCGAAGCCCAAAGCTATGAAGGGGTAAGTCTCAGCATCATGTACACGGGTAGCAATGAGGCAGAAGTAAGGAATCGCTTAAGAAAATTGACGGGTATAGGAAAAGGGCATTATCTTGCCCTGGGCAGAAAAAATCCTGCCCAGCATCTGCTGCAACTTATTCAGCAGTTACATCCTTTGCCCTTAAGATGA
- a CDS encoding class I SAM-dependent methyltransferase translates to MNYRTTLITEKKKDPFGAAMWAYFKGDLQATVKVYSDIAVDDDIPVGYLFRSYSQMPPWEQKAVDLCRGRILDVGAGAGSHSLELQNRGEDTTAIDISPGAVEIMEARGINQLAHASIWEYTDERFDTILLMMNGVGLVGNLKGLNAFLKQAKNMLNQGGQILLDSSDIKYLYEDLEISPPNDIYYGLIEYQMVFGASVSEKFSWLYLDYPRLFRHCKLQGLSCEILHEGPHFEYLARISAEK, encoded by the coding sequence ATGAATTACCGTACAACTCTCATTACAGAAAAGAAAAAAGATCCATTTGGCGCAGCTATGTGGGCCTACTTCAAGGGAGATTTACAAGCTACGGTAAAAGTATATTCGGATATTGCGGTGGATGACGACATTCCGGTTGGCTATCTTTTCAGGAGTTATTCGCAGATGCCTCCCTGGGAACAAAAAGCGGTGGACCTATGCAGAGGACGAATTTTGGATGTGGGAGCAGGAGCAGGAAGTCATAGCCTGGAGCTACAAAATAGGGGAGAGGATACGACGGCCATTGATATTTCTCCCGGTGCAGTAGAAATTATGGAAGCGAGGGGAATCAATCAGCTGGCTCATGCAAGTATATGGGAATATACCGATGAGCGATTTGATACCATCCTGCTGATGATGAATGGAGTGGGTCTGGTTGGAAATCTGAAGGGATTAAATGCTTTTTTGAAACAAGCGAAAAATATGTTAAATCAGGGCGGTCAAATACTCCTGGATTCATCAGATATAAAATATTTATACGAGGATTTGGAGATATCCCCGCCAAATGATATATATTACGGCCTTATTGAATACCAAATGGTATTCGGTGCCTCAGTAAGTGAAAAATTCTCCTGGTTATACCTGGATTACCCCCGTCTCTTCAGACATTGTAAACTCCAGGGACTAAGTTGTGAAATTCTCCATGAAGGGCCGCATTTTGAGTATTTGGCACGAATATCAGCCGAAAAATAA
- a CDS encoding SRPBCC family protein, which yields MKFEESVFIKSPIKQVWKFLSNYRSHKQFNGIYKETKHVSEGKMAVGSELFTKIFFLGRKIETSSEVIEFEPEKTLRFQSKSGPVPSDTKYEFQPEGEGTMVKLQFDIEPGSYFRLGETFLKPRLSKEVEDSMKSLKKILEAKALKAAAK from the coding sequence ATGAAGTTTGAAGAAAGCGTTTTTATCAAGTCTCCCATCAAACAGGTATGGAAATTCCTGAGCAATTATCGGAGTCACAAACAATTTAACGGTATATATAAAGAGACAAAACATGTCAGCGAGGGGAAGATGGCAGTGGGTTCAGAGTTATTCACGAAAATATTCTTCTTAGGAAGAAAAATCGAAACCAGTAGCGAAGTAATAGAATTCGAACCGGAAAAGACATTAAGATTTCAATCAAAAAGCGGTCCTGTACCCTCTGATACTAAGTATGAATTTCAGCCAGAAGGCGAAGGTACCATGGTAAAGCTTCAATTTGATATTGAGCCAGGTAGCTACTTTAGATTAGGTGAGACTTTTCTAAAGCCTCGTCTAAGTAAAGAGGTAGAGGATTCCATGAAATCTCTTAAGAAGATTTTGGAGGCTAAAGCTCTCAAGGCTGCCGCAAAATAG